The proteins below come from a single Oncorhynchus keta strain PuntledgeMale-10-30-2019 chromosome 32, Oket_V2, whole genome shotgun sequence genomic window:
- the LOC118365229 gene encoding supervillin-like isoform X1 has translation MDTIENPALEPRSERIARYKAERRRELQERYGNMEELPSKWVRRDGTLMNSDGAPPSTDRILSGGVNGRAGGPEGGRRKSNTPLESEPRRVSNGFEADTAADPTYLRRQCSSGSAGMLSAGEPLAPPGPPGPDAAQLQTRVSVGQLRSALLQQTGTGTQPEKVSPDSGRAASSLDLAVKPGSEGGRQRTRRYLPGVSGGGRKTNERFRTQPITACEVQESGGLLEEEANAKADVKTDDRAKMSVADKMSLFKELEKTAAPEASSFLKPRSGSATYERRGRRGNEHRSLTQPITCEEVVVATSSTPQPAESGEAQAVQAEAEAVEDDENSKLTMSEKLALFNKLSLPGNQGDATPHAPPERRRQKGARYRTQPITVEEVSLLQKGPIQLPPLRLSPTLADRQREQSVNLRPSEVHQAQPRPGADVEPNTGPDPSQQHRDSEPGEIKGIPRKSPSGGPEWDRDGDTMREGRQQDQNGGGGRGNGVEERRAERHDNVPVPRRERPASSAPWRQRNRNRRETVAVCSPARPSSEQGHTQEERRMHPPGNTTGRDRLSDASREEEEEERGSREDGEISHDASALNPQCWGAVFSSVYSNSTPQYVMCYNQTSSSYEAQEVSSPTQTLSQPQWRQKHARPVEEEELPQASVAERMRTLQESEEQWKARGRGAANGSAQYTVAGRMAKRGLVSPVSDIHETHPSHTKRPSTGATATGATATACPCEEISSHPGMDVEEDAKLDKLDSIVDRLNTTPQDTPLEVTSGRVKEVMTPDDRETCGGFYREVLPPSPSALAAGAGAANGTDLEQDLSALCQTNTPMLTSEVAQHRRSVRPSRRTQGSRNPLRALAARDDIRQDFMGERVTMATMNTNRTQVEKMAKNSNMADSTLAGLASTEDFSNVDLRVVTSTESMMYNNNLPISNLMLIHIKGWHHVQVRLVEPTARSLNSGDCFLLVTPTHCILWSGEFANTAEKAKASELASLIQTQGDLGCRACGVIHLEEGVNTDNSLASDFWNLLGGKTQYGGAGAPEEDELYESGVVESNCLYRLVENRLVPHEQAWAAIPTVSLLGPTEALVFDFGSEVYLWHGKDVVPGDRSVTVQLAQQVWAGPYDYSNCRVNPLDPTHCNPSIQPQGERRPGWALFGCVSEHKETALFREKFLDWSGDKEETAAMVVEEAQTATPVWPQQSPLPQQPQQQLECVSLCACDAKALVAGQGVAVPGDGAVPTVLGGVDVQRGHGIVPLEDGRQVELSTVAVDTWHIQEFEDSEAQLESPGQLHEGDTYLVRWTYTLSPADQSGEPGRECSAVFIWQGRHSSINGRGASALRSHEGTQVMVPQGQEPPCFLQLFQGGLVIHKGCRADTTNNTGVWRLFCVRGELPEEASLLEVDCRCGSLRSRGSLILLNSQQGALYLWHGCKVHASSREAGKRAVERLTQMCPPELGLSSESPLRVQEVEEGAEPVEFGNAIGQQDRKAYDCMRQDPGKYNFTPRLFHLSTHSGTFQGEELQSPARLPGVVMAMPFVQESLYFVPQPALFLLDNCMELYLWQAGEPEDSETAGSACIRWANERRCAMQTVLQYCKERNPRRPLQAYLIQDGAEPLTFTNVFPRWEKRPTPTTQGEAGRVKLTLVQDALAQLSKTQYPLEELLQTPLPEGVDPQRLEIYLSDHDFQTILEMKRDEYDFLPNWKQISLKKSKGLLKT, from the exons ATGGACACTATAGAGAACCCCGCCTTGGAGCCCAGATCGGAGCGGATCGCCCGCTACAAGGCCGAAAGGAGACGGGAGCTACAAGAACGCTATGGCAACATGGAGGAGCTCCCATCCAAGTGGGTGAGGAGGGATGGGACTCTCATGAACTCAGACGGCGCACCTCCCTCCACAGACAGGATCCTCTCTGGGGGGGTGAACGGCAGAGCGGGGGGGCCGGAGGGGGGCAGGAGGAAGAGCAACACCCCTCTGGAGTCAGAACCGAGGAGAGTCTCCAACGGCTTTGAGGCAGACACTGCTGCAGACCCAACATACCTCCGAAG GCAGTGTTCTTCTGGCTCTGCCGGCATGTTGAGTGCAGGGGAGCCCCTAGCTCCCCCAGGCCCCCCTGGACCCGACGCTGCCCAGCTGCAAACGCGGGTGTCGGTGGGCCAGTTGAGGAGTGCCCTGCTGCAGCAGACCGGGACTGGAACACAGCCTGAGAAAGT TAGTCCCGACAGTGGCCGCGCGGCCTCTTCCCTTGACCTGGCTGTAAAGCCGGGCTCGGAGGGGGGGCGGCAGCGCACCCGTCGCTACCTCCCCGGGGTGTCAGGCGGGGGCCGCAAAACCAACGAGCGCTTCAGGACACAGCCGATCACAGCCTGCGAGGTGCAGGAGAGCGGCGG GCTGCTAGAGGAAGAGGCGAACGCAAAAG CTGATGTGAAGACAGACGACAGAGCCAAGATGAGTGTGGCGGACAAGATGTCTTTGTTTAAA GAGCTAGAGAAGACAGCAGCCCCTGAGGCCTCCTCCTTTCTGAAGCCTCGCTCTGGCAGCGCCACGTATGAACGCAGAGGACGCCGCGGCAACGAGCACCGCTCACTCACTCAGCCAATTACCtgtgaggaggtggtggtggccACCAG CAGCACCCCCCAGCCAGCAGAGTCAGGCGAGGCCCAGGCTGTGCAGGCCGAGGCGGAGGCGGTGGAGGACGATGAGAACAGTAAGCTGACTATGAGCGAGAAGCTGGCTCTGTTCAACAAGCTGTCCCTGCCAGGGAACCAGGGGGATGCCACTCCCCATGCCCCCCCAGAGAGACGCAGGCAGAAGGGGGCACGCTACCGCACACAGCCCATCACCGTGGAGGAGGTCAGCCTG CTCCAGAAAGGCCCCATCCAGCTGCCCCCACTGCGCCTGTCCCCCACCCTCGCCGACCGGCAGCGGGAGCAGTCCGTCAACCTGAGGCCCAGTGAGGTGCACCAGGCCCAGCCTCGACCCGGGGCCGACGTGGAGCCTAACACAGGACCTGACCCGTCCCAGCAGCACAGGGACTCTGAGCCAGGAGAGATCAAAGGCATCCCGAGGAAGAGCCCCTCTGGAGGACCAGAATGGGACCGAGACGGAGACACTATGAGGGAGGGCAGACAGCAGGACCagaatggaggaggggggagggggaatggggtggaggagaggagggcagagagacaTGATAACGTACCAGTGCCTCGTAGAGAGAGACCAGCCTCCTCGGCCCcctggagacagaggaacaggaaccGGAGGGAGACGGTGGCCGTGTGTAGCCCagccaggccctcctcagagcaGGGTCACACCCAGGAGGAGAGGCGGATGCACCCCCCGGggaacaccactgggagagacag GTTGTCAGATGCttccagggaggaggaagaggaggagagggggagcagg GAAGACGGTGAGATCTCCCACGATGCATCAGCTCTCAACCCTCAGTGCTGG ggTGCTGTCTTTTCCTCTGTCTATTCGAACAGTACACCTCAATATGTCATGTGTTACAAtcag ACCAGCTCTTCCTATGAGGCCCAGGAGGTCTCCTCTCCTACCCAGACCCTCTCTCAGCCCCAATGGAGACAGAAg CACGCTAGACCAGTAGAAGAGGAGGAGCTGCCACAGGCGTCTGTGGCTGAGCGCATGAGAACCCTACAGGAGAGTGAGGAGCAGTGGAAGGCCAGAGGGAGAGGGGCCGCCAACGGCTCAGCCCAGTACACTGTGGCCGGACGCATGGCAAAGAGAG GTTTGGTGTCCCCTGTATCGGACATACACGAGACCCATCCATCTCACACTAAGAGACCCTCCACAGGAGCCACAGCAACTGGAGCCACAGCAACAGCATGCCCATGTGAAG AGATCTCCAGTCACCCTGGGATGGATGTGGAAGAGGACGCAAAGCTGGACAAACTGGATTCCATTGTGGACAGGCTGAATA ccaCTCCCCAGGACACGCCCCTGGAGGTGACCTCAGGGAGGGTGAAGGAGGTCATGACCCCTGATGACCGGGAGACATGTGGTGGTTTCTACAGGGAGGTGTTGCCCCCCTCACCCTCTGCCCTCGCTGCTGGTGCTGGTGCTGCCAATGGAACTGACCTGGAACAGGACCTCAGTGCCCTCTGCCAGACCAACACACCCAt GCTGACATCAGAAGTAGCGCAGCACAGGCGGTCGGTGCGTCCATCCCGTAGGACCCAGGGCTCTCGGAACCCTCTGCGTGCTCTGGCGGCCCGCGATGACATCAGACAGGACTTCATGGGAGAGAGAGTCACCATGGCTACCATGAACACTAACAGGACACAAGTGGAGAAGA TGGCCAAGAATTCCAACATGGCTGACTCAACTCTAGCAGGTCTGGCCAGTACAGAGGACTTCAGTAATGTCGATCTGCGTGTTGTCACTTCCACAGAGTCAATGatgtacaacaacaacctgccCATCAGCAACCTCATGCTCATTCACATCAAAG GTTGGCATCATGTGCAAGTGCGTCTAGTGGAGcccacagccaggtctctgaacaGTGGAGACTGCTTCCTGCTGGTCACACCCACTCACTGCATCCTCTGGAGCGGAGAGTTCGCCAACACAGCAGAGAAAGCCAAG GCGTCAGAGCTGGCATCGTTGATCCAGACCCAGGGGGATCTGGGCTGCCGGGCCTGTGGGGTCATCCACCTAGAGGAGGGGGTCAATACTGACAACAGCCTGGCCTCTGACTTCTGGAACCTTCTGGGAGGAAAGACACAATACGGAG GAGCGGGAGCCCCAGAAGAGGATGAGCTGTATGAGAGTGGGGTGGTGGAGTCTAACTGTTTGTACAGGCTGGTGGAGAACAGACTCGTACCCCATGAGCAGGCCTGGGCAGCCATCCCCACTGTCTCCCTACTGGGACCCACTGAG GCCCTGGTGTTTGACTTTGGCAGCGAGGTTTACCTGTGGCATGGGAAGGATGTTGTCCCTGGCGACAGGAGTGTGACTGTACAGCTGGCCCAGCAGGTGTGGGCTGGTCCCTACGACTACAGCAACTGTAGGGTCAACCCACTGGACCCCACACACTGCAACCCCAGCATACAGCC GCAAGGTGAAAGACGGCCCGGCTGGGCTCTGTTTGGCTGTGTCTCTGAGCACAAGGAGACAGCCCTCTTCAGGGAGAAGTTTCTGGACTGGTCTGGAGATAAGGAGGAGACCGCTGCAATGGTGGTGGAGGAGGCACAG ACTGCCACGCCAGTGTGGCCCCAGCAGAGTCCCCTGCCCCAGCAGCCCCAGCAGCAGTtagagtgtgtgtctctgtgtgcgtgtgatgCCAAGGCGCTGGTGGCAGGGCAGGGGGTGGCGGTGCCAGGGGACGGGGCGGTCCCTACAGTCCTGGGGGGGGTGGATGTTCAGAGGGGGCATGGTATCGTACCCCTGGAGGACGGGCGGCAGGTGGAGCTGAGCACTGTTGCCGTGGATACCTGGCACATTCAGGAGTTTGAGGACAGCGAGGCCCAGCTGGAGAGCCCAGGCCAGCTACATGAAGGAGACACATACCTGGTCCGCTGGACCTATACTCTCAGCCCAGCGGATCAAAGCGGGGAGCCTGGGAGGGAGTGCTCTGCTGTCTTCATCTGGCAGGGCCGGCACTCCAGTATCAATGGGCGAGGCGCGTCTGCCCTCAGGAGTCATGAGGGAACACAG gTGATGGTGCCTCAGGGGCAGGAGCCTCCATGTTTTCTTCAGCTTTTCCAGGGAGGTCTGGTCATCCACAAAGGCTGCCGAGCGGACACCACCAACAACACAG GAGTCTGGCGTCTGTTCTGTGTGCGTGGGGAGCTGCCTGAGGAGGCCAGTCTGTTGGAGGTGGACTGCCGCTGTGGCAGCCTGCGCTCCCGAGGTTCTCTCATACTGCTCAACAGTCAACAGGGGGCGCTCTACCTGTGGCATGGCTGTAAGGTCCACGCCAGCTCCCGGGAGGCAGGCAAGAGGGCTGTGGAGCGACTCACTCAGAT GTGCCCTCCTGaactgggcctcagcagtgaaaGCCCTTTGAGGGTGCAGGAAGTGGAGGAAGGGGCGGAGCCTGTGGAGTTTGGGAACGCTATTGGGCAGCAGGACAGGAAGGCCTATGACTGCATGCGACAAG ATCCAGGGAAGTATAACTTCACGCCACGCCTCTTCCATCTGAGCACCCATTCCGGAACCTTCCAGGGGGAGGAGCTGCAGAGCCCTGCCCGGTTGCCAGGGGTTGTCATGGCGATGCCCTTTGTCCAGGAGAGCCTGTACTTTGTGCCACAGCCAG CCCTGTTCCTTCTGGATAACTGTATGGAGCTGTATCTGTGGCAGGCAGGTGAGCCTGAGGACAGTGAGACCGCTGGCTCAGCCTGTATCCGCTGGGCTAACGAGAGGAGGTGTGCCATGCAGACAGTGCTCCAGTACTGCAAAG AGAGGAACCCAAGGCGCCCCCTTCAGGCCTACCTCATCCAGGACGGAGCAGAACCCCTCACCTTCACCAACGTTTTCCCTCGCTGGGAGAAGAGACCCACACCCACCACGCAG GGGGAGGCCGGGCGGGTCAAGCTGACCTTGGTGCAGGACGCCCTGGCCCAGCTCAGTAAGACCCAGTACCCCCTAGAGGAGCTGCTGCAGACCCCTCTGCCAGAGGGAGTGGACCCCCAGCGCCTGGAGATATACCTCTCCGACCACGACTTCCAG ACTATTttggagatgaagagagatgagTATGACTTCCTCCCAAACTGGAAACAAATCAGCCTGAAAAAAAGCAAAGGACTATTGAAAACCTGA
- the LOC118365229 gene encoding supervillin-like isoform X4 — protein MDTIENPALEPRSERIARYKAERRRELQERYGNMEELPSKWVRRDGTLMNSDGAPPSTDRILSGGVNGRAGGPEGGRRKSNTPLESEPRRVSNGFEADTAADPTYLRRQCSSGSAGMLSAGEPLAPPGPPGPDAAQLQTRVSVGQLRSALLQQTGTGTQPEKVSPDSGRAASSLDLAVKPGSEGGRQRTRRYLPGVSGGGRKTNERFRTQPITACEVQESGGLLEEEANAKADVKTDDRAKMSVADKMSLFKELEKTAAPEASSFLKPRSGSATYERRGRRGNEHRSLTQPITCEEVVVATSSTPQPAESGEAQAVQAEAEAVEDDENSKLTMSEKLALFNKLSLPGNQGDATPHAPPERRRQKGARYRTQPITVEEVSLLQKGPIQLPPLRLSPTLADRQREQSVNLRPSEVHQAQPRPGADVEPNTGPDPSQQHRDSEPGEIKGIPRKSPSGGPEWDRDGDTMREGRQQDQNGGGGRGNGVEERRAERHDNVPVPRRERPASSAPWRQRNRNRRETVAVCSPARPSSEQGHTQEERRMHPPGNTTGRDRLSDASREEEEEERGSREDGEISHDASALNPQCWTSSSYEAQEVSSPTQTLSQPQWRQKHARPVEEEELPQASVAERMRTLQESEEQWKARGRGAANGSAQYTVAGRMAKRGLVSPVSDIHETHPSHTKRPSTGATATGATATACPCEEISSHPGMDVEEDAKLDKLDSIVDRLNTTPQDTPLEVTSGRVKEVMTPDDRETCGGFYREVLPPSPSALAAGAGAANGTDLEQDLSALCQTNTPMLTSEVAQHRRSVRPSRRTQGSRNPLRALAARDDIRQDFMGERVTMATMNTNRTQVEKMAKNSNMADSTLAGLASTEDFSNVDLRVVTSTESMMYNNNLPISNLMLIHIKGWHHVQVRLVEPTARSLNSGDCFLLVTPTHCILWSGEFANTAEKAKASELASLIQTQGDLGCRACGVIHLEEGVNTDNSLASDFWNLLGGKTQYGGAGAPEEDELYESGVVESNCLYRLVENRLVPHEQAWAAIPTVSLLGPTEALVFDFGSEVYLWHGKDVVPGDRSVTVQLAQQVWAGPYDYSNCRVNPLDPTHCNPSIQPQGERRPGWALFGCVSEHKETALFREKFLDWSGDKEETAAMVVEEAQTATPVWPQQSPLPQQPQQQLECVSLCACDAKALVAGQGVAVPGDGAVPTVLGGVDVQRGHGIVPLEDGRQVELSTVAVDTWHIQEFEDSEAQLESPGQLHEGDTYLVRWTYTLSPADQSGEPGRECSAVFIWQGRHSSINGRGASALRSHEGTQVMVPQGQEPPCFLQLFQGGLVIHKGCRADTTNNTGVWRLFCVRGELPEEASLLEVDCRCGSLRSRGSLILLNSQQGALYLWHGCKVHASSREAGKRAVERLTQMCPPELGLSSESPLRVQEVEEGAEPVEFGNAIGQQDRKAYDCMRQDPGKYNFTPRLFHLSTHSGTFQGEELQSPARLPGVVMAMPFVQESLYFVPQPALFLLDNCMELYLWQAGEPEDSETAGSACIRWANERRCAMQTVLQYCKERNPRRPLQAYLIQDGAEPLTFTNVFPRWEKRPTPTTQGEAGRVKLTLVQDALAQLSKTQYPLEELLQTPLPEGVDPQRLEIYLSDHDFQTILEMKRDEYDFLPNWKQISLKKSKGLLKT, from the exons ATGGACACTATAGAGAACCCCGCCTTGGAGCCCAGATCGGAGCGGATCGCCCGCTACAAGGCCGAAAGGAGACGGGAGCTACAAGAACGCTATGGCAACATGGAGGAGCTCCCATCCAAGTGGGTGAGGAGGGATGGGACTCTCATGAACTCAGACGGCGCACCTCCCTCCACAGACAGGATCCTCTCTGGGGGGGTGAACGGCAGAGCGGGGGGGCCGGAGGGGGGCAGGAGGAAGAGCAACACCCCTCTGGAGTCAGAACCGAGGAGAGTCTCCAACGGCTTTGAGGCAGACACTGCTGCAGACCCAACATACCTCCGAAG GCAGTGTTCTTCTGGCTCTGCCGGCATGTTGAGTGCAGGGGAGCCCCTAGCTCCCCCAGGCCCCCCTGGACCCGACGCTGCCCAGCTGCAAACGCGGGTGTCGGTGGGCCAGTTGAGGAGTGCCCTGCTGCAGCAGACCGGGACTGGAACACAGCCTGAGAAAGT TAGTCCCGACAGTGGCCGCGCGGCCTCTTCCCTTGACCTGGCTGTAAAGCCGGGCTCGGAGGGGGGGCGGCAGCGCACCCGTCGCTACCTCCCCGGGGTGTCAGGCGGGGGCCGCAAAACCAACGAGCGCTTCAGGACACAGCCGATCACAGCCTGCGAGGTGCAGGAGAGCGGCGG GCTGCTAGAGGAAGAGGCGAACGCAAAAG CTGATGTGAAGACAGACGACAGAGCCAAGATGAGTGTGGCGGACAAGATGTCTTTGTTTAAA GAGCTAGAGAAGACAGCAGCCCCTGAGGCCTCCTCCTTTCTGAAGCCTCGCTCTGGCAGCGCCACGTATGAACGCAGAGGACGCCGCGGCAACGAGCACCGCTCACTCACTCAGCCAATTACCtgtgaggaggtggtggtggccACCAG CAGCACCCCCCAGCCAGCAGAGTCAGGCGAGGCCCAGGCTGTGCAGGCCGAGGCGGAGGCGGTGGAGGACGATGAGAACAGTAAGCTGACTATGAGCGAGAAGCTGGCTCTGTTCAACAAGCTGTCCCTGCCAGGGAACCAGGGGGATGCCACTCCCCATGCCCCCCCAGAGAGACGCAGGCAGAAGGGGGCACGCTACCGCACACAGCCCATCACCGTGGAGGAGGTCAGCCTG CTCCAGAAAGGCCCCATCCAGCTGCCCCCACTGCGCCTGTCCCCCACCCTCGCCGACCGGCAGCGGGAGCAGTCCGTCAACCTGAGGCCCAGTGAGGTGCACCAGGCCCAGCCTCGACCCGGGGCCGACGTGGAGCCTAACACAGGACCTGACCCGTCCCAGCAGCACAGGGACTCTGAGCCAGGAGAGATCAAAGGCATCCCGAGGAAGAGCCCCTCTGGAGGACCAGAATGGGACCGAGACGGAGACACTATGAGGGAGGGCAGACAGCAGGACCagaatggaggaggggggagggggaatggggtggaggagaggagggcagagagacaTGATAACGTACCAGTGCCTCGTAGAGAGAGACCAGCCTCCTCGGCCCcctggagacagaggaacaggaaccGGAGGGAGACGGTGGCCGTGTGTAGCCCagccaggccctcctcagagcaGGGTCACACCCAGGAGGAGAGGCGGATGCACCCCCCGGggaacaccactgggagagacag GTTGTCAGATGCttccagggaggaggaagaggaggagagggggagcagg GAAGACGGTGAGATCTCCCACGATGCATCAGCTCTCAACCCTCAGTGCTGG ACCAGCTCTTCCTATGAGGCCCAGGAGGTCTCCTCTCCTACCCAGACCCTCTCTCAGCCCCAATGGAGACAGAAg CACGCTAGACCAGTAGAAGAGGAGGAGCTGCCACAGGCGTCTGTGGCTGAGCGCATGAGAACCCTACAGGAGAGTGAGGAGCAGTGGAAGGCCAGAGGGAGAGGGGCCGCCAACGGCTCAGCCCAGTACACTGTGGCCGGACGCATGGCAAAGAGAG GTTTGGTGTCCCCTGTATCGGACATACACGAGACCCATCCATCTCACACTAAGAGACCCTCCACAGGAGCCACAGCAACTGGAGCCACAGCAACAGCATGCCCATGTGAAG AGATCTCCAGTCACCCTGGGATGGATGTGGAAGAGGACGCAAAGCTGGACAAACTGGATTCCATTGTGGACAGGCTGAATA ccaCTCCCCAGGACACGCCCCTGGAGGTGACCTCAGGGAGGGTGAAGGAGGTCATGACCCCTGATGACCGGGAGACATGTGGTGGTTTCTACAGGGAGGTGTTGCCCCCCTCACCCTCTGCCCTCGCTGCTGGTGCTGGTGCTGCCAATGGAACTGACCTGGAACAGGACCTCAGTGCCCTCTGCCAGACCAACACACCCAt GCTGACATCAGAAGTAGCGCAGCACAGGCGGTCGGTGCGTCCATCCCGTAGGACCCAGGGCTCTCGGAACCCTCTGCGTGCTCTGGCGGCCCGCGATGACATCAGACAGGACTTCATGGGAGAGAGAGTCACCATGGCTACCATGAACACTAACAGGACACAAGTGGAGAAGA TGGCCAAGAATTCCAACATGGCTGACTCAACTCTAGCAGGTCTGGCCAGTACAGAGGACTTCAGTAATGTCGATCTGCGTGTTGTCACTTCCACAGAGTCAATGatgtacaacaacaacctgccCATCAGCAACCTCATGCTCATTCACATCAAAG GTTGGCATCATGTGCAAGTGCGTCTAGTGGAGcccacagccaggtctctgaacaGTGGAGACTGCTTCCTGCTGGTCACACCCACTCACTGCATCCTCTGGAGCGGAGAGTTCGCCAACACAGCAGAGAAAGCCAAG GCGTCAGAGCTGGCATCGTTGATCCAGACCCAGGGGGATCTGGGCTGCCGGGCCTGTGGGGTCATCCACCTAGAGGAGGGGGTCAATACTGACAACAGCCTGGCCTCTGACTTCTGGAACCTTCTGGGAGGAAAGACACAATACGGAG GAGCGGGAGCCCCAGAAGAGGATGAGCTGTATGAGAGTGGGGTGGTGGAGTCTAACTGTTTGTACAGGCTGGTGGAGAACAGACTCGTACCCCATGAGCAGGCCTGGGCAGCCATCCCCACTGTCTCCCTACTGGGACCCACTGAG GCCCTGGTGTTTGACTTTGGCAGCGAGGTTTACCTGTGGCATGGGAAGGATGTTGTCCCTGGCGACAGGAGTGTGACTGTACAGCTGGCCCAGCAGGTGTGGGCTGGTCCCTACGACTACAGCAACTGTAGGGTCAACCCACTGGACCCCACACACTGCAACCCCAGCATACAGCC GCAAGGTGAAAGACGGCCCGGCTGGGCTCTGTTTGGCTGTGTCTCTGAGCACAAGGAGACAGCCCTCTTCAGGGAGAAGTTTCTGGACTGGTCTGGAGATAAGGAGGAGACCGCTGCAATGGTGGTGGAGGAGGCACAG ACTGCCACGCCAGTGTGGCCCCAGCAGAGTCCCCTGCCCCAGCAGCCCCAGCAGCAGTtagagtgtgtgtctctgtgtgcgtgtgatgCCAAGGCGCTGGTGGCAGGGCAGGGGGTGGCGGTGCCAGGGGACGGGGCGGTCCCTACAGTCCTGGGGGGGGTGGATGTTCAGAGGGGGCATGGTATCGTACCCCTGGAGGACGGGCGGCAGGTGGAGCTGAGCACTGTTGCCGTGGATACCTGGCACATTCAGGAGTTTGAGGACAGCGAGGCCCAGCTGGAGAGCCCAGGCCAGCTACATGAAGGAGACACATACCTGGTCCGCTGGACCTATACTCTCAGCCCAGCGGATCAAAGCGGGGAGCCTGGGAGGGAGTGCTCTGCTGTCTTCATCTGGCAGGGCCGGCACTCCAGTATCAATGGGCGAGGCGCGTCTGCCCTCAGGAGTCATGAGGGAACACAG gTGATGGTGCCTCAGGGGCAGGAGCCTCCATGTTTTCTTCAGCTTTTCCAGGGAGGTCTGGTCATCCACAAAGGCTGCCGAGCGGACACCACCAACAACACAG GAGTCTGGCGTCTGTTCTGTGTGCGTGGGGAGCTGCCTGAGGAGGCCAGTCTGTTGGAGGTGGACTGCCGCTGTGGCAGCCTGCGCTCCCGAGGTTCTCTCATACTGCTCAACAGTCAACAGGGGGCGCTCTACCTGTGGCATGGCTGTAAGGTCCACGCCAGCTCCCGGGAGGCAGGCAAGAGGGCTGTGGAGCGACTCACTCAGAT GTGCCCTCCTGaactgggcctcagcagtgaaaGCCCTTTGAGGGTGCAGGAAGTGGAGGAAGGGGCGGAGCCTGTGGAGTTTGGGAACGCTATTGGGCAGCAGGACAGGAAGGCCTATGACTGCATGCGACAAG ATCCAGGGAAGTATAACTTCACGCCACGCCTCTTCCATCTGAGCACCCATTCCGGAACCTTCCAGGGGGAGGAGCTGCAGAGCCCTGCCCGGTTGCCAGGGGTTGTCATGGCGATGCCCTTTGTCCAGGAGAGCCTGTACTTTGTGCCACAGCCAG CCCTGTTCCTTCTGGATAACTGTATGGAGCTGTATCTGTGGCAGGCAGGTGAGCCTGAGGACAGTGAGACCGCTGGCTCAGCCTGTATCCGCTGGGCTAACGAGAGGAGGTGTGCCATGCAGACAGTGCTCCAGTACTGCAAAG AGAGGAACCCAAGGCGCCCCCTTCAGGCCTACCTCATCCAGGACGGAGCAGAACCCCTCACCTTCACCAACGTTTTCCCTCGCTGGGAGAAGAGACCCACACCCACCACGCAG GGGGAGGCCGGGCGGGTCAAGCTGACCTTGGTGCAGGACGCCCTGGCCCAGCTCAGTAAGACCCAGTACCCCCTAGAGGAGCTGCTGCAGACCCCTCTGCCAGAGGGAGTGGACCCCCAGCGCCTGGAGATATACCTCTCCGACCACGACTTCCAG ACTATTttggagatgaagagagatgagTATGACTTCCTCCCAAACTGGAAACAAATCAGCCTGAAAAAAAGCAAAGGACTATTGAAAACCTGA